The Methylobacterium currus genome contains a region encoding:
- a CDS encoding LysR family transcriptional regulator: MDWDKIRIFLNVAEAGSFTKAGDDIGLSQSAVSRQISALERELKAPLFHRHARGLILTEQGDLLFRAARDMKMRLETTRARLVETSERPSGDLKVTTTVGLGTAWLSQRVAEFLDLHPDVRVELILTNEELDLAMREADVAIRLRRPAQPDLIQRRLFTVHYHVFASLEYVKRFGEPKTIDDLDKHRLVSFGGDQPSYLMATHWLSTVGREGREHRTIHFTVNNISALQLAVETGAGIGILPDYVADGNEQLVQVLRDYEMPNLESYLVYAEEMRTVARVQAFRDFLVAKAQRWTY, translated from the coding sequence GTGGACTGGGACAAGATCCGGATTTTCCTCAACGTCGCCGAAGCCGGCAGCTTCACCAAGGCGGGCGACGACATCGGGCTCAGCCAGTCGGCCGTCAGCCGCCAGATCAGCGCGCTGGAGCGCGAGCTGAAGGCGCCGCTGTTCCACCGCCACGCCCGCGGGCTGATCCTGACCGAGCAGGGCGACCTGCTGTTCCGGGCCGCCCGGGACATGAAGATGCGGCTGGAGACCACCCGGGCCCGCCTCGTCGAGACCAGCGAGCGGCCCTCGGGCGACCTCAAGGTGACGACGACCGTCGGCCTCGGCACCGCCTGGCTGTCGCAGCGGGTGGCCGAGTTCCTCGACCTGCACCCGGACGTGCGCGTCGAGCTGATCCTGACCAACGAAGAGCTCGACCTCGCCATGCGCGAGGCCGACGTGGCGATCCGCCTGCGCCGCCCGGCCCAGCCGGACCTGATCCAGCGCCGGCTGTTCACCGTGCACTACCACGTGTTCGCCTCGCTCGAATACGTGAAGCGCTTCGGGGAGCCGAAGACGATCGACGACCTCGACAAGCACCGCCTGGTCTCGTTCGGCGGCGATCAGCCCTCCTACCTGATGGCGACCCACTGGCTCTCCACCGTCGGCCGCGAGGGCCGCGAGCACCGCACCATCCACTTCACGGTCAACAACATCTCGGCGCTCCAGCTCGCGGTCGAGACCGGCGCCGGCATCGGCATCCTGCCGGACTACGTGGCGGACGGGAACGAGCAGCTGGTGCAGGTCCTGCGCGACTACGAGATGCCGAACCTCGAGAGCTACCTCGTGTATGCCGAGGAGATGCGGACGGTGGCCCGCGTCCAGGCCTTCCGGGATTTTCTCGTCGCGAAGGCGCAGCGCTGGACGTATTGA
- a CDS encoding amidase, protein MATPPSATNPADLTATALLSLYASRALSPVAVTQAVIARAEAAEPQLHALYAFAPEAALAAARASEARWMKGEALPLDGVPVTIKENIAVAGVPMPLGTAARDDAPPSPRDAPATARLREDGAVIVACTTMPDYGMLSSGLSSFHPLARNPWDLTKGPGGSSAGAGAAAAAGYGPIHLGTDIGGSIRLPASWCGIVGHKPSHGRVPLDNAFYGRCAGPLTRSVADAALAMRSISRPDDRDPTALPPAALPWLDLDGLELKGLRLGLVMESAAGLPLDPANRAVVEAAVRLLAEAGAIVDPVPAFLSQAMLDGLDLFWRQRASLDIEALDEARRARVLPFIRDWAAGGRGLSGAAVFHGMSQMAAMRDAALAAVRPFDFLIGPVSPNPPFPAEHASPTNDPARAMAHIAYTVPFNMSEQPAISVPAGFTPDGLPVGLQIAGKRFDDVGVLRLARAFERIRPALRPWPVVG, encoded by the coding sequence ATGGCGACCCCGCCCTCCGCCACGAACCCCGCCGACCTGACCGCCACCGCGCTCCTGAGCCTCTACGCGAGCCGCGCCCTCTCGCCGGTCGCGGTGACTCAGGCCGTGATCGCCCGGGCCGAGGCCGCCGAGCCGCAGTTGCACGCGCTCTACGCCTTCGCGCCGGAGGCGGCCCTGGCGGCGGCCCGCGCCTCCGAGGCGCGGTGGATGAAGGGCGAGGCCCTGCCCCTCGACGGGGTGCCGGTCACCATCAAGGAGAACATCGCCGTCGCGGGCGTGCCGATGCCGCTCGGCACCGCCGCCCGGGACGACGCGCCGCCGAGCCCGCGCGACGCGCCCGCCACCGCCCGCCTGCGCGAGGACGGGGCGGTGATCGTCGCCTGCACCACCATGCCGGATTACGGCATGCTGTCCTCAGGGCTGTCGAGCTTCCACCCCCTCGCCCGCAACCCCTGGGACCTGACCAAGGGCCCGGGCGGCTCCTCGGCCGGCGCGGGCGCCGCTGCGGCGGCGGGCTACGGACCGATCCATCTCGGCACCGATATCGGCGGCTCGATCCGGCTGCCCGCCTCCTGGTGCGGCATTGTCGGCCACAAGCCGAGCCACGGCCGGGTGCCCCTCGACAACGCATTCTACGGCCGCTGCGCCGGCCCCCTCACCCGCAGCGTCGCGGATGCGGCGCTGGCGATGCGCAGCATCAGCCGCCCGGACGACCGCGACCCCACCGCCCTGCCGCCGGCCGCCCTGCCCTGGCTCGACCTCGACGGCCTGGAGCTGAAGGGCCTGCGCCTCGGGCTGGTGATGGAGAGTGCGGCGGGCCTTCCCCTCGACCCGGCGAACCGCGCGGTGGTGGAGGCGGCGGTCCGGCTGCTCGCCGAGGCCGGCGCGATCGTCGATCCGGTCCCGGCCTTCCTCAGCCAGGCGATGCTCGACGGGCTCGACCTGTTCTGGCGCCAGCGCGCCTCCCTCGACATCGAGGCGCTGGACGAGGCGCGGCGCGCCCGCGTGCTGCCGTTCATCCGCGACTGGGCGGCGGGCGGGCGCGGTTTGAGCGGCGCGGCGGTCTTCCACGGCATGAGCCAGATGGCGGCGATGCGCGACGCCGCGCTCGCGGCGGTCCGGCCGTTCGACTTCCTGATCGGCCCGGTCTCACCGAACCCGCCCTTCCCGGCCGAGCACGCTTCGCCGACCAACGACCCGGCCCGGGCGATGGCCCACATCGCCTACACGGTGCCGTTCAACATGTCGGAGCAGCCGGCGATCTCGGTCCCGGCGGGCTTCACGCCGGACGGGCTGCCGGTCGGCCTGCAGATCGCCGGGAAGCGCTTCGACGATGTCGGGGTGCTGCGGCTGGCGCGGGCGTTCGAGCGGATCCGGCCGGCGTTGAGGCCGTGGCCGGTGGTGGGTTAG
- a CDS encoding mitochondrial fission ELM1 family protein, translating into MTDLVPAPHRGPVASLSPLLPAGTTAWLITDGKAGDLAPCRGLAEALGVMAEERVIAPRPPFSWLAPRGPADPRERALTAPWPDLAIATGRRAVPALRAVKSRSGARTFTVFLRDPRIGARAADLIWVPSHDRLRAPNVVVTETGPHPVSPTRLAAARADPDPRLAGLPSPRAAVLVGGDSRHGRFPEEDARALLAGLERLAGEASLMITASRRTPDRLRAGLADLARGRGGFFWDGSGANPYLAMLALADTIVATADSANMVTEACAAGVPVLLFEPRNLYARHRPLFEALKRHGTVHVFDGRVESLPSKPLDMTLAIAQAVANAYIGHRDALARRTAR; encoded by the coding sequence TTGACAGATCTTGTCCCGGCGCCGCATCGCGGGCCCGTGGCCTCCCTCTCACCCCTTCTGCCGGCCGGTACCACGGCCTGGCTGATCACCGACGGCAAGGCCGGCGACCTCGCGCCCTGCCGCGGCCTCGCCGAGGCCCTCGGGGTCATGGCGGAGGAGCGGGTGATCGCGCCGCGCCCGCCCTTCTCCTGGCTCGCCCCCCGCGGTCCGGCCGATCCGCGGGAGCGAGCGCTGACAGCACCCTGGCCCGACCTCGCCATCGCGACCGGGCGCCGGGCGGTGCCGGCACTGCGCGCGGTCAAAAGCCGCTCGGGGGCCAGGACCTTCACCGTGTTCCTGCGCGACCCCCGGATCGGCGCGCGGGCGGCCGACCTGATCTGGGTGCCGTCCCACGACCGCTTGCGCGCCCCCAACGTGGTCGTCACCGAGACCGGCCCGCACCCCGTCTCCCCCACCCGCCTCGCCGCCGCGCGAGCCGATCCCGACCCGCGTCTCGCCGGCCTGCCCTCCCCCCGGGCCGCGGTGCTGGTCGGCGGCGACAGCCGGCACGGGCGCTTCCCGGAGGAAGACGCGCGAGCCCTGCTCGCCGGGCTGGAGCGCCTGGCCGGCGAGGCGAGCCTGATGATCACCGCCTCCCGGCGCACGCCCGACCGCTTGCGGGCGGGACTGGCCGACCTGGCCCGGGGTCGCGGCGGCTTCTTCTGGGACGGCAGCGGCGCGAATCCCTACCTGGCGATGCTGGCGCTGGCCGACACGATCGTGGCGACGGCCGATTCGGCCAACATGGTGACGGAGGCCTGCGCCGCCGGCGTCCCGGTGCTGCTGTTCGAGCCGCGGAACCTCTACGCCCGCCACCGGCCGCTGTTCGAGGCGCTGAAACGGCACGGAACTGTGCATGTCTTCGACGGACGGGTTGAGTCGTTGCCGTCCAAGCCCTTAGACATGACACTCGCGATCGCGCAGGCTGTGGCGAATGCCTATATCGGGCATCGCGACGCGCTCGCCCGCCGAACGGCTCGTTAG
- the gltX gene encoding glutamate--tRNA ligase, producing the protein MAPVVRFAPSPTGFLHIGNARPALFNALFARREGGRFWLRLDDTDTARSTAEFAAAIEEDLGWLGIVPDGMFRQSERLAIYDAAAERLRAAGRLYPAYETAEELERRRRRQLGRGLPPVYDRAALKLTPEERAAFEAEGRRPHWRFRLDPGTVTWDDLVRGPCHVEADSLSDPVLIREDGSYLYTLPSVVDDAETGVTHVIRGEDHVTNTAVQIQIFSALGAPVPVFAHHNLLTTASGEGLSKRLGHLSLRGLRASGYEPMAVAALAVLTGSAEAVRPVADLDELAALVDLAHVSRAPAKFDEHELDGLNARVVHGLSYAAVADRLTALGVAPERAQAFWEVVRANLNRVSDAAEWWRVVQGPVTPVTGETPDLLTVARESLPPEPWDAGTWKQVTEAVRTATGLKGKALFLPLRLALTGLDHGPDLAGLLPLIGRERALARLKGEVA; encoded by the coding sequence ATGGCACCCGTCGTTCGCTTCGCTCCCTCGCCCACCGGCTTCCTCCATATCGGCAATGCCCGGCCGGCCCTGTTCAACGCGCTGTTCGCCCGCCGGGAGGGCGGCCGGTTCTGGCTGCGCCTCGACGACACCGACACGGCGCGCTCGACGGCCGAGTTCGCTGCGGCGATCGAGGAGGATCTCGGCTGGCTCGGCATCGTGCCGGACGGGATGTTTCGCCAGTCGGAGCGCCTGGCGATCTACGACGCGGCTGCCGAGCGGTTGAGGGCGGCGGGCCGGCTCTACCCGGCCTACGAGACCGCCGAGGAGCTGGAGCGTCGTCGCCGGCGCCAGCTCGGCCGCGGCCTGCCGCCGGTCTACGACCGCGCCGCCCTGAAGCTGACGCCGGAGGAGCGCGCCGCCTTCGAGGCGGAAGGGCGCCGGCCGCATTGGCGCTTCCGCCTCGATCCCGGCACGGTGACCTGGGACGACCTGGTGCGCGGGCCCTGCCACGTCGAGGCCGACAGCCTCTCCGACCCGGTCCTGATCCGCGAGGACGGCAGCTACCTCTACACCCTGCCTTCTGTCGTTGACGATGCCGAGACCGGCGTCACCCACGTGATCCGCGGCGAGGACCATGTCACCAACACGGCGGTCCAGATCCAGATCTTTTCGGCGCTGGGGGCTCCGGTGCCGGTCTTCGCCCACCACAACCTCCTCACCACGGCGAGCGGCGAGGGGCTGTCGAAGCGCCTCGGCCACCTCTCCCTGCGGGGCCTGCGCGCCTCCGGCTACGAGCCCATGGCCGTCGCGGCGCTGGCGGTCCTGACCGGCTCGGCCGAGGCGGTGCGGCCGGTGGCCGATCTCGACGAGCTGGCCGCCCTCGTCGATCTCGCCCATGTCTCGCGGGCCCCGGCGAAGTTCGACGAGCACGAGCTCGACGGACTCAACGCCCGCGTCGTCCACGGCCTGTCCTACGCGGCGGTGGCCGACCGGCTCACCGCCCTCGGGGTCGCGCCGGAGCGGGCCCAAGCCTTCTGGGAGGTGGTGCGGGCGAACCTCAACCGGGTGTCGGATGCCGCCGAGTGGTGGCGCGTGGTGCAGGGCCCGGTGACGCCGGTGACCGGCGAGACGCCGGATCTCCTTACCGTCGCCCGCGAGTCGCTGCCGCCGGAGCCATGGGATGCCGGCACCTGGAAGCAAGTGACGGAGGCCGTGCGCACCGCCACCGGCCTCAAGGGCAAGGCGCTGTTCCTGCCCCTGCGCCTCGCGCTCACCGGCCTCGACCACGGCCCGGACCTCGCCGGCCTGCTGCCGCTGATCGGCCGGGAGCGGGCGCTGGCGCGGTTGAAGGGGGAGGTGGCGTGA
- the trxB gene encoding thioredoxin-disulfide reductase: MSTTKQAPQHEKLVIVGSGPAGYTAAIYAARAMVEPLLISGFQPGGQLMITTDVENYPGFAEAIQGPWLMEQMRLQAEHVGTRIVSEYIAKVDLAQRPFRLEADSGAVFTCDALIIATGAQAKWLGLPSEAKFQGFGVSACATCDGFFFRGKEVVVVGGGNTAVEEALYLANLASKVTVVHRRDTFRAERILQERLFKHPNVEVVWNHAVDEICGRDKPAPSVTHVRLRDTVTGAITERKADGVFVAIGHQPATAVFEGQLPFRAGGYLEVTPGTAMTAIPGVFAAGDVTDDVYRQAITAAGMGCMAALEAEKYLANLAVGEEPCQAAAE, encoded by the coding sequence ATGTCCACCACCAAGCAGGCTCCCCAGCACGAGAAGCTCGTGATCGTCGGCTCCGGCCCCGCCGGGTACACCGCCGCGATCTACGCCGCCCGCGCCATGGTCGAGCCGCTGCTGATCTCGGGCTTTCAGCCCGGCGGCCAGCTGATGATCACCACCGACGTCGAGAACTATCCGGGCTTTGCCGAGGCGATCCAGGGCCCGTGGCTGATGGAGCAGATGCGGCTCCAGGCCGAGCATGTCGGCACCCGGATCGTCTCGGAATACATCGCCAAGGTCGACCTGGCGCAAAGGCCGTTCCGGCTCGAGGCCGATTCCGGCGCGGTCTTCACCTGCGACGCGCTGATCATCGCCACCGGCGCCCAGGCGAAATGGCTCGGCCTGCCCTCCGAGGCGAAGTTCCAGGGCTTCGGCGTCTCGGCCTGCGCCACCTGCGACGGGTTCTTCTTCCGGGGCAAGGAGGTCGTGGTGGTCGGCGGCGGCAACACCGCGGTCGAGGAGGCGCTCTACCTCGCCAACCTCGCCTCGAAGGTCACGGTCGTGCACCGGCGCGACACCTTCCGCGCCGAGCGCATCCTGCAGGAGCGCCTGTTCAAGCACCCGAATGTCGAGGTGGTGTGGAACCACGCGGTGGACGAGATCTGCGGCCGCGACAAGCCGGCCCCCTCGGTTACCCATGTCCGCCTGCGCGACACCGTCACCGGGGCGATCACCGAGCGCAAGGCCGACGGCGTGTTCGTCGCCATCGGCCACCAGCCGGCGACCGCCGTGTTCGAGGGGCAGCTGCCCTTCCGGGCCGGCGGCTACCTCGAGGTGACGCCCGGCACCGCCATGACGGCGATTCCCGGCGTGTTCGCGGCGGGCGACGTGACCGACGACGTCTACCGGCAGGCGATCACCGCCGCCGGGATGGGCTGCATGGCTGCCCTCGAAGCGGAGAAGTACCTGGCCAACCTGGCTGTCGGCGAAGAGCCGTGCCAGGCCGCGGCCGAGTAG